One stretch of Paracoccus liaowanqingii DNA includes these proteins:
- a CDS encoding TRAP transporter small permease — translation MDRLRRGLDLALGSLCCGLLLVLVAVLVWQVFSRYALNAPSSVTEEILRYGVIWMSLLGAAYATGRGAHMSVDMLRDRLAPRGRLRLDALVAVAFVAFAGIVLIWGGMKGVNIAARQTSAVMRIPMSWVYLSLPVSGGLMIAYALLNLGDLMRGRTRHLDSETQAEMMGE, via the coding sequence ATGGACCGGCTGCGGCGCGGGCTGGACCTTGCCTTGGGCAGCCTGTGCTGCGGCCTTCTGCTGGTGCTGGTGGCAGTCCTGGTCTGGCAGGTCTTCAGCCGCTATGCGTTGAACGCGCCCTCGTCCGTGACCGAGGAGATCCTGCGCTACGGGGTCATCTGGATGTCGCTGCTGGGGGCGGCCTATGCCACCGGGCGCGGCGCCCATATGAGCGTCGACATGCTGCGCGACCGGCTGGCCCCGCGCGGGCGGCTGCGGCTGGACGCGTTGGTCGCGGTGGCCTTCGTGGCCTTCGCGGGCATCGTGCTGATCTGGGGCGGGATGAAGGGCGTCAACATCGCCGCCCGCCAGACCAGCGCGGTCATGCGCATCCCGATGAGCTGGGTCTATCTGTCGCTGCCGGTCAGCGGCGGGCTGATGATCGCCTATGCGCTGCTGAACCTGGGCGATCTGATGCGGGGGCGG